The proteins below are encoded in one region of Acanthochromis polyacanthus isolate Apoly-LR-REF ecotype Palm Island chromosome 4, KAUST_Apoly_ChrSc, whole genome shotgun sequence:
- the ppat gene encoding amidophosphoribosyltransferase, which translates to MEFEESGIGEECGVFGCVAAGDWPTQLEVAQVLTLGLVALQHRGQESAGIVTSNGASPPTYTTHKGMGLVNTAFPPEALLKLRYGNLGICHTRYSTTGISELQNCQPFVVDTLHGKIAVAHNGELVNAHALRKKVMRHGVGLSTGSDSELITQLLAFTPPMEELDSPDWVARIKNLMTETPTSYSLLVMFKDVIYAVRDPYGNRPLCIGRLVPISKLHTTGVGEEDTEGWVVSSESCSFQSIGAKYYREVLPGEIVQISRHGVKTLSVVPRPEGDLPAFCIFEYVYFARPDSIFEGQMVYTVRQRCGRQLAIEAPTDVDVVSTVPESATPAALGYAQQSGLPYVEVLCKNRYVGRTFIQPNTRLRQLGVAKKFGALTDNFAGKRVVLIDDSIVRGNTISPIIKLLKEAGATEVHIRVASPPIRFPCYMGINIPTKEELIANKPEFQDIAGYIGADSVKYLTVEGLVSAVQEGIASLQEKDNISSCNKSSSKVGHCTACLTGKYPVELEW; encoded by the exons GGGTCAGGAAAGTGCTGGGATTGTCACGAGTAATGGGGCCAGTCCTCccacatacacaacacacaag ggaaTGGGATTAGTGAACACTGCATTCCCACCCGAGGCTCTGCTGAAACTGCGCTATGGTAACCTCGGCATTTGTCACACACGCTATTCAACCACCGGGATCTCGGAGCTGCAGAACTGCCAACCCTTTGTGGTGGATACGCTGCATGGCAAGATTGCTGTGGCACACAATGGAGAGCTAGTTAATGCGCATGCCTTGAGGAAAAAG GTGATGCGCCACGGTGTCGGCCTCTCCACCGGCTCAGACAGCGAGCTCATCACCCAGCTGCTGGCATTCACTCCACCAATGGAGGAGCTGGACTCACCTGACTGGGTTGCCAG gaTAAAAAACCTCATGACTGAAACCCCGACATCATACTCGCTGCTGGTGATGTTCAAAGACGTTATCTATGCGGTGCGTGATCCGTATGGAAACCGGCCCCTCTGCATTGGACGGCTTGTTCCCATCTCTAAACTACACACTACAG GTGTTGGAGAGGAGGACACTGAGGGCTGGGTTGTGTCATCAGAGTCCTGTAGCTTCCAGTCCATCGGTGCCAA gTATTACAGAGAGGTCCTACCTGGAGAGATAGTTCAGATATCCAGACATGGAGTGAAGACTCTGAGTGTGGTGCCTCGCCCAGAGGGAGACCTGCCTGCCTTCTGCATTTTTGAATATGTTTACTTTGCCAGGCCAGACTCTATTTTTGAAG GACAGATGGTCTATACTGTGCGGCAACGCTGTGGTCGGCAGTTAGCCATCGAGGCTCCAACAGATGTGGACGTGGTCAGCACTGTGCCAGAGTCTGCAACCCCAGCTGCCCTGGGCTACGCTCAACAG TCCGGTCTTCCATACGTAGAGGTTCTGTGTAAGAACCGCTACGTTGGTAGAACGTTTATTCAGCCAAATACACGGTTGAGGCAGCTGGGAGTGGCCAAGAAGTTTGGGGCTCTGACAGACAACTTTGCTGGGAAACGAGTGGTGTTAATTGATGACTCCATCGTCAGGGGCAACACCATCTCCCCCATTATTAAACTACTGAAAGAAGCTGGTGCAACAGAG GTCCATATCAGGGTGGCATCTCCACCAATCAGGTTCCCCTGCTACATGGGCATCAATATTCCAACCAAGGAGGAGCTTATTGCCAACAAGCCAGAGTTTCAGGACATTGCTGGTTATATTG GTGCTGACAGTGTTAAGTATCTGACTGTGGAGGGCCTCGTATCAGCTGTTCAGGAGGGAATCGCCTCCCTGCAGGAGAAGGACAACATCAGCTCCTGTAACAAGTCCAGCAGTAAAGTGGGCCACTGCACCGCCTGCCTGACTGGGAAATATCCAGTAGAACTGGAGTGGTAG